The sequence AACCCCTTTCTCGCGGTGCAAAAACTGCCAAGCTGACCAAGCATCCTCGTAGAGCTGCTGCTCGCGAGGAAAGGGGCCAGAACTCAACCCGTAGCCCCGATAGTCGATCACCAGGACCGCCGCACCGAGCGATCGCAACGCCATCGCCTTGCCCAGGTTGCTAGAGACATTGCCAGCGTTGCCGTGCAGGTACAAAAACGTCAAATCTGTGTGCTGATCGGCGGGCAGCCACCACCCATGCAGGTGACCGCCCTGCTCTGCATCTATGGGAATACGCACATCCTGGTAGACCAACCCGAAGGCGCTAGGGGTGGTTTCTAAGATAGGGCTGGGCAAGTACATCAGGTTTCGCTGCGCCAGCCACAGCCAGCCGCACAGCGAGATATAAACTATTCCTGCAATGCCCAAAACGCCGAGAACAAGATTGAACATGGGCATGGAGGGAAAGGTGACGAAGGGAAGGTTAGAGTCGTTGGATGAATGGCCAACTGACCAACAGTCTTGAGGATACTGCTCTTTATTATGGGGGATCGGCTCTAGGTCCCCATGCTTCTTTGTGACGATTTTTTCGCTGTGAATATAGGGTGAAGAAATAGGCCCTCGTCGGTGCCCCCTCAACTCTCCTCCGTCAGGTTTAGGCCATCTTTGGCTGACGCTGATACCACTCCGTCGATTGCTCGTAGGCATAGCCCACTTCAAACAGCAAATCTTCTCGCAGAACATTGCCGATCAGCTGTAGGCCAATGGGCAAGCCCTGGTCATCAAAGCCGCAGGGCAGACTGAGCCCTGGCAACCCAGCTAGGTTAACCGGAATGGTCATCAGGTCAGAGAGGTACATGCTGAGCGGGTCATCCACTTTCTCGCCTGCCTTAAAGGCGGTGGTGGGGGCGGTGGGACACACCAGCACATCCACCTGGCCAAAGGCCGCCTCAAAGTCTTGCTTGATCAGGGTACGCACCTTTTGGGCTTTGAGATAGTAGGCATCGTAGTAGCCCGCCGACAGCGCGTAGGTGCCAATCATAATGCGGCGCTTGACCTCAGCGCCAAAGCCCTCGGCACGGGTTTTG is a genomic window of Nodosilinea sp. E11 containing:
- a CDS encoding alpha/beta hydrolase; its protein translation is MFNLVLGVLGIAGIVYISLCGWLWLAQRNLMYLPSPILETTPSAFGLVYQDVRIPIDAEQGGHLHGWWLPADQHTDLTFLYLHGNAGNVSSNLGKAMALRSLGAAVLVIDYRGYGLSSGPFPREQQLYEDAWSAWQFLHREKGVAPQHLVIYGHSLGGAIGIDLASRIPNLAGLIVEGTFTSMADMATLSQYNRWFPVRQLLTQRFNSIAKVEGLKMPTLYLHGLADASVPVTMGEMLYQASEEPKSLWLVANADHNDLTTWAGDEFSQRLQEFLQDHVLAQR